The window CAGCAGTTTGTCGCAGGCCGTAAACCAGATCTTGTAGTCGTAATATGTTTTACCGGTATTGGTATCGTTTACTTTAGCGATAATGCTGATGTCGTAGACGTTAATATTACCCGGAGCGGTAAATGTGACAGGTACTGGGTCACCGTTAGGTTGCTTGGCGTAGTTGATATACATATGCGGTACCGGGAAGTTGTGACTGGGGGGATCGAGATGCCCAAGTGGCGTCACAGTACTGATGCCGCTCAGGGCGATCGGGAAGTTACTGAAAGGTGGGTTAGTGGTCGTGCATGCGTTACTTACGGAGGCGGAGACAGAGTTTGGATTGGCCAAAGAGTTTTGATTGTCGTGGCCACCGTGCCGCACCTCAAAGACTGTCAAACCCCCGAGTCCGACTAGAATGGCTAAAACTAGTACGCTCGTTACGATTCGACGCCACATGCTGCCCCATATGAAATGTCCAAAACCGTGGTGCTTCTTCGCAGCCGAAGGTAGCGAAGGTTCGGGTTGTTTAGGTGTCGTGTGTCCGGGTTGATCTGTTGGAGTTTGAGTTTCTTGTTTCATAATTTCGCTCAGCATAGCATGAGCGTTATCAAATTCACAATACCTATATGGCTCTCTGTAGGGCTTCTGCTATGATATTCGCATGCACACATATGTTGCGTTCTTGCGAGGTGTAAACGTTGGCGGGAACGGCCTCATCAAAATGAGTGAACTCAAAGACGCCCTTGCTGCCCACGGCTTTCAGGATGTCCGTACCTATATTGCGAGCGGGAACGTCATCTTTTCGTCTGAATCCGGCGATAAAGACGCTCTTACTAAGTCAGTCGCTTCGGTTATAGAAAAGACATTCTCACTTAATGTCTCGGTTGCCATCTTTCGTGCGGATGATTGGAAGCAGGTTATCAAGGCTGCACCACCGTGGTGGGGCAAGGATAAGACGTGGAGACATAATATCTTTATACTCATCGAGCCATATGAAATTGCCAAGCTAGTTACAACAATCGGCACCCTAAGGACAGGAATGGAGAAACTCAAAGTGGGTGACGGCGTACTCTATCAGTCGATAGCGATAGAGGCGATCGGCAAGGGCGTGACGGGCAGTAAACTTATCGCGAACTCGGCGTACAAACAGATTTCTATTAGAAACTACAACACCGCTCGGAAGCTCGCTGAGCTATTATAATAGAGGTATGGACGAACTAAACATCCGCAAACTCGAAAAGGGTGACGAGAAAGATCTCGTCGGCCTCCTAAAGCTCTACGTTGAAGTATTCGGTGACCACGACTATCCTACGGATGCTGGTTATCTCCCGGCTCTACTAGAAAACAAGGCGATCATGTTTGTCGTTGCCTACTCGGCAGGCGAGGTAGTCGGTGGGCTGACGGCCTATGTCTTGCCCTCCATCTATGGCGACTACAGCGACGTGTACATCTTTGATATGGCGGTCTCCACGAGCCACCAGCGCCGAGGTGTCGGTTCGCAGTTGCTGGGTTTCTTAAAGAAGTACTGCAGGTCAATCGGTGTTCCTGATATTTTTGTACAAGCAGACGCCGAAGATGTTCATGCCCGAGACTTTTACAAGAAAAACGGGGGAGCCGAGAGCGATGTTCGTCACTACGACTTCGAGCTCTCGTAAGGAATAGGTAATCTAGCCCGCATAGTGCTTCTGTTTGGTTTTTGTTTGTTATAATTGAACAACTATGCCAGGGATTCCTGATCTGCTGAGAACCAAAGAGACCTGCTCGTTCGAATTCTTACCCCCTCGAAATCAAGAACAGGCCGACTCATTACCAAGAACCATCGGCGAGCTAGCAGCAGCCACTCACCCAGACTTTATATCAGTTACTCAAGGGGCGGCCGGAAGTCTGGCCACTCAGAGGCTAGCGATCGATTTGAGTGATCGATTCCCGTTTCCGACGATGGCCCACCTGACCTGTGTCGGCCATACTCATCAAGGTATGCTCGATCTCCTCGGTACCTACCACGAGGGGGGTGTGCGTAACGTCCTGGCTCTACGTGGCGACGGGGATGCGAGTGGTGACTTCGAATACGCAGTCGACTTGGTTGAACTGATCAAGTCGTTACCGTATGGAATGTCTGTCGGTGTTGCGGCCCATCCTGAAGTCCATCCTCTAAGTCCTGATCGTCAGCAAGATCGTCGACGTTTGGCTCAGAAGCTTCGCGTAGCCGACTTTGCTATCACCCAGTTTTTCTTCGATGCGGCCCTTTACAGACAGCTGGTCGACGAGATGGCAGGGCAAGGTTGTGACAAACCGATCATCCCTGGGATTATGCTGTTCAGTTCAGTCAACGGGCTTAGGAGAGTCGCCGAGATGAACGGCACGACTATTCCTGCGGGCCTCAATCAACAGCTTGACAGGATCTCATCGTCTGCCGACCTGTCACGTTTGGCAGTCGACACAGCGGCCAGTCTGATAGATGATCTACGAAGAGACGGGGTACCGGGTCTTCACATCTACACCATGAATCGCAGCGGTCCAGCAATAGAGCTGACGAAGCTGATCAGTTACTAACCGTCGAGCACCCTACAATAGTTGCACAGATATAAAAATATGGTGCTATACTACCTATAAAGTAAACGGCCTGTTTGCTGACCCCTAAAATTCTAGAAGGATATTACTATGTCAGCCGAATTGTTCGGAGATGAACCGGAGATTGGCACTACTCCTACAAGCTCAACATGTGTCGAGATCCATGAACCACGACTCTTTGTACTAAAGCGCTGCCTCGAGCGATGTCATCACCTCCCAGAGCTAGGAGGATGTGCGCTTATGATGGCGGCGACATGCCCAACCGGGCAGTTTGATGTTGTCTGTGACAACCCCGACCAAGCTCGCTCACCGTTCAACTGTGCCGGCATTATCATTAAGGCTGGTACATACGTTGGTGGCGCCGGTTTTGCCTCGGGTGGTCATCGCGAGACGTGTGTGCCGGGCCGAACAGATCCTGATGGCCATGGCGCCACGAACGCCATAAGGCGGGCTATCGAAGCAGGTATGACACCTCATCGCTTAGGTGAGGTAGAGACTATCGAGTCTCGGATCAAGGTCGTCGTCTAAGGCTCTCCAAGCGTAAGCGTTTGCAGGCTTTAAAGCGTATAATGTTAGTGTGAAGCTGATTCAATTGTTACATACTGGTTTGTTTGGCGCCGTAACGACGACTCTTATCTTACTTGCGACAGCGAACGCTGCTTTTGCCAGTGTGCTCTATCAGACTGGCAGCACCGGCGTTGATATAAGCTACCCAAACTGCCACGCGTTCGTCCCAAGAACCAGCTTTGGTATCGTCGGCGTCGAAGGAGGGCTCGGCTTTTCCGAAAACCCGTGTCTGGCAAATGAAGCCGTACATTTTCCCAATGTCAGCCTCTATGCAAACACTGGCTATCCAGGAGCTACAGCGGCAAATGCCCAGAAGTATATGGTTACACCAAAGGTCTGCGTAGCGGGTGATCTTAATTGTATTGCCTATGACTACGGTTACAACCAAGGGCTCTACGCCTATGCCTACGCTACGAGCCAGGGTGTTCACAGCCAGACCTGGTGGCTCGACGTCGAAACGGTTAATAGTTGGACGAATGATCCAAACCAGAATCAGCAGAGCCTGCTTGGCGAACATGATGCTTTGGTGGCAAGCGGTGTTTCGATAGTGGGTATCTATTCGACAACTGCTCAATGGGACGAGATTACGGGGAGTTGGATAAATAACTGGCCAAGCTGGGGAGCAACAACCTGGTCGACTGCCAGACAGGCAATGACGTACTGTAGGGGCCATCAGTTTACTGGCGGTCAATCACTTCTGATGCAATTTGTGGCTCGCCACCAACAACTCGACCAAGACGTTGCTTGCTAAAATGCTGCCTGTTTGAGACTTTGCTATACTCATACTCATGAGAAATTTTCTGCTCCTAAAAGTACGTCTGACTTGGTATATTTTTATCTTTCTTTTCATCTTTTTAGTCCTGATTTTTGTACTACCCAAGCAGAACTTTAATACTGGGGCGCTCGCCCTCTTCTCGGTCAACTCATTTCTATATGGTTTCTACCTATCGCCGATCCTCTCGTCGCAGAAGTCCCGAATTGAGGATATGCATAAAGTGGCCCGTAGCGAGGCAAACGCCATCTTCGAGATGGTGCTCGATCTCAAAAGGCTACCTATTGAACTGCAGGATTCTCTGCGCGGACGATTCGATGTCTACTTGAAGACCTGTGCCAAACAGCGAAAACCGGCTCAGGGTGAGAAAGAGTATGAAGAGCTGATAACCGAATGCGTTAACTACACTGGCAGGTACAAAGAACAGATCGATAAACTCCTCGATAAGCTCGTCGATAACCAGAGCAATAGGACTCAGTTTTCGATGCTTCTGGCCAATAAGATCTACAGTCATGAGTGGGCAATCATGGCGGTTCTCTACGGTATTACCACCGGCTTCATCATCACGATCAATACGGGGCATATCCTTATTTACCAGCTCATTGCCGGTTTCTTGGCGGCCGGGTTGACCATGCTGCTACTCATTCTTGTCAAACTGAGCACTCTCACACACAAGAAGGCGCACCAGGCCTGGAACCCATATAAGCGCCTTCTCGAAACGAGTTACTACAGCGTCGACTAGTTACAGCCTCGTTCTTGCTAAAATGCGAGCTTGACCGTAAGCTTAAGAGTAATGAATTAGAGGGAGTGTAACGTATGAAAGAGCGAAGCCCTATTGTTGTTTTAATTCTTAGCATCGTCACCCTGGGTATCTATGGTTGGTACTGGCTGGTTAAGACCAAAGGGGAGATGAACAAGAGAGGCGAGCACATTATGACAGCCTGGATCTGGCTAATCCCGATCATTGGCGGTATCTGGTGGCTCTGGCAGTACTCTCAGGGCGTTGAGCATGTTACAAACGGCAAGTTCAACGGTATCCTCGCCTTTGTCGTCCTGTGGCTGATTGGGCCAATCGGGATGGCACTCGTTCAGGACGCCTTTAACCATGTCGATAAGTCTGGTATGACCGGTGCACCTACAGGCTCCGG is drawn from Candidatus Saccharimonadales bacterium and contains these coding sequences:
- a CDS encoding DUF1697 domain-containing protein; translation: MHTYVAFLRGVNVGGNGLIKMSELKDALAAHGFQDVRTYIASGNVIFSSESGDKDALTKSVASVIEKTFSLNVSVAIFRADDWKQVIKAAPPWWGKDKTWRHNIFILIEPYEIAKLVTTIGTLRTGMEKLKVGDGVLYQSIAIEAIGKGVTGSKLIANSAYKQISIRNYNTARKLAELL
- a CDS encoding GNAT family N-acetyltransferase → MDELNIRKLEKGDEKDLVGLLKLYVEVFGDHDYPTDAGYLPALLENKAIMFVVAYSAGEVVGGLTAYVLPSIYGDYSDVYIFDMAVSTSHQRRGVGSQLLGFLKKYCRSIGVPDIFVQADAEDVHARDFYKKNGGAESDVRHYDFELS
- a CDS encoding methylenetetrahydrofolate reductase, whose translation is MPGIPDLLRTKETCSFEFLPPRNQEQADSLPRTIGELAAATHPDFISVTQGAAGSLATQRLAIDLSDRFPFPTMAHLTCVGHTHQGMLDLLGTYHEGGVRNVLALRGDGDASGDFEYAVDLVELIKSLPYGMSVGVAAHPEVHPLSPDRQQDRRRLAQKLRVADFAITQFFFDAALYRQLVDEMAGQGCDKPIIPGIMLFSSVNGLRRVAEMNGTTIPAGLNQQLDRISSSADLSRLAVDTAASLIDDLRRDGVPGLHIYTMNRSGPAIELTKLISY
- a CDS encoding DUF4234 domain-containing protein yields the protein MKERSPIVVLILSIVTLGIYGWYWLVKTKGEMNKRGEHIMTAWIWLIPIIGGIWWLWQYSQGVEHVTNGKFNGILAFVVLWLIGPIGMALVQDAFNHVDKSGMTGAPTGSGPVGPSSGSFGQTQPPVPPVPPTQPPTQPPTPPVPPAPAPPASSTPPSTPIVGAM